From a region of the Paenibacillus sp. R14(2021) genome:
- a CDS encoding glycerophosphodiester phosphodiesterase — protein MTFQFPLVTAHAGSMDMAAHTLHSVQAMLALGVDVVEEDIRVTRDGIPVLAHDDEMVTVDGVGVSLSDMTYDQLSGLQFQADHGDRGETVRICMLEALLPIIGASGKTINLDLKVDESIEPAAALVRKYGLSEQAFFSGCERDRAMLAQQLHPEMRKLLNTDVNLFKTMTYTDAMVQTVADAKEAGCFGINIYHGILTQTFMTYAASEGLPVYVWTVNEAEAMGQFAAWDVASITTRNVAELMKLKQTWV, from the coding sequence ATGACTTTTCAGTTTCCGCTCGTCACGGCTCACGCCGGCAGCATGGACATGGCTGCCCATACGCTTCACTCGGTGCAAGCCATGCTTGCGCTTGGCGTTGACGTCGTGGAGGAAGATATTCGCGTGACCCGGGATGGGATTCCGGTGCTCGCGCACGACGATGAAATGGTAACGGTTGACGGCGTAGGGGTAAGCCTCTCGGACATGACGTATGACCAATTAAGCGGGCTTCAGTTCCAAGCCGATCATGGCGATCGCGGCGAAACGGTTCGGATCTGCATGCTGGAGGCGCTGCTTCCAATCATCGGAGCCTCGGGCAAAACCATTAATTTGGACCTGAAGGTCGACGAGAGCATCGAGCCTGCAGCCGCGCTGGTCAGGAAATACGGGTTATCGGAGCAGGCGTTCTTCTCCGGCTGCGAACGGGACCGGGCCATGCTGGCACAGCAGCTTCATCCGGAGATGCGCAAGCTGCTGAATACGGATGTCAACCTATTCAAGACGATGACGTATACGGACGCCATGGTTCAAACCGTCGCGGATGCAAAGGAGGCAGGCTGCTTCGGCATTAATATCTATCACGGCATCCTGACGCAAACGTTCATGACGTATGCGGCTTCCGAAGGGCTGCCGGTATATGTATGGACCGTCAATGAGGCAGAGGCGATGGGCCAATTCGCGGCTTGGGACGTCGCTTCCATTACGACCCGCAATGTCGCGGAATTGATGAAGTTGAAGCAAACCTGGGTTTGA
- a CDS encoding CehA/McbA family metallohydrolase, whose amino-acid sequence MTWKACELHSHTFHSDGKQSLLELAKGAKALGFDCVALTDHNTMTGLAGKERIEEETGMSIISGMEWTTFYGHMVTIGLTEFVDWRLAGLGDIHQGIAEVHAHGGIAGMAHPFRIGSPMCTGCFWEFNIEDWNDIDYIEVWSGTFPSIKTNNARAFRLWTEKLNEGFRIAATSGRDWHTQEQTDEPVSVTYLNIDETEGSQTSRAVRALAAGRASVTMGPLVTLELRTASAVYGIGDCVPKQERSGSYEAFVTIDFQARAGLWHYPEAGYTLVLTGNHGQMSEQQVRLDESVYRIEISGEELMWVRAELKGTVRGVRTTIAFTNAIYAATSEGE is encoded by the coding sequence ATGACCTGGAAGGCTTGCGAGCTGCACAGCCATACGTTTCACAGCGACGGCAAACAATCCCTGCTTGAGCTCGCGAAGGGGGCGAAGGCGCTCGGCTTCGACTGCGTTGCCTTGACCGATCATAATACGATGACAGGCTTAGCGGGCAAGGAGCGCATTGAAGAAGAAACCGGCATGTCGATTATTTCGGGGATGGAATGGACGACCTTCTATGGTCATATGGTTACGATCGGGCTGACCGAATTCGTGGATTGGCGCCTGGCGGGACTCGGCGATATTCATCAAGGCATTGCCGAGGTTCACGCGCATGGCGGCATAGCCGGGATGGCGCATCCCTTCCGCATCGGCAGCCCGATGTGTACGGGCTGCTTCTGGGAATTCAACATCGAGGATTGGAACGATATCGATTATATCGAGGTATGGTCGGGCACGTTTCCTTCCATTAAGACGAATAATGCCCGCGCGTTTCGTCTATGGACGGAGAAGCTGAACGAAGGCTTCCGAATCGCGGCCACGTCCGGCAGAGACTGGCATACGCAGGAGCAGACGGATGAACCCGTCTCGGTTACGTATTTGAATATCGACGAAACGGAAGGCAGCCAGACGAGCAGAGCCGTACGCGCGCTTGCCGCGGGCAGGGCTTCGGTCACGATGGGTCCGCTGGTTACGTTGGAATTAAGGACGGCGTCCGCGGTTTATGGAATTGGAGACTGCGTGCCGAAGCAGGAGCGAAGCGGAAGCTATGAAGCCTTCGTAACGATCGATTTTCAGGCAAGGGCAGGCCTTTGGCATTATCCAGAGGCAGGTTATACGCTAGTGTTGACAGGCAATCATGGCCAGATGAGCGAGCAGCAGGTGCGATTGGATGAATCGGTATATAGGATTGAAATTTCTGGCGAGGAACTGATGTGGGTTCGGGCAGAGCTCAAGGGTACGGTTCGCGGCGTTCGGACGACGATCGCCTTCACCAATGCGATATATGCAGCAACTAGCGAAGGAGAGTGA
- a CDS encoding ABC transporter ATP-binding protein, producing the protein MDIQLSIRQLSKRYHTGEGVTGISLDVHKGELITLLGPSGCGKTTVLRSIGGFLDPDSGEILIEGASVLKSPPEKRPTSMVFQGYNLWPHMTVFENLAFGLKIRKMKKADMEKAVAEVLQLVRLPGSERKYPGELSGGQQQRIALARSLLLKPAVLLLDEPFSALDAKLRHEMREELREIQAETGLTMVFVTHDQEEALSISDRIVVMNHGNIEQIASPQAIYDEPNTLFVAQFIGKMNFLKGVISDSQAAVGSMRFPNSKNLSGPVRLAIRPEDVTISVQGDDGLPGVIKQVMVLGHYAEVTVQLPDYGTMRAFMPRDFVKELHSGQSVHVHFKKVLTYPEV; encoded by the coding sequence ATGGACATTCAGCTATCGATCCGACAATTGTCAAAACGTTACCATACCGGTGAAGGCGTAACCGGCATCTCGCTTGATGTGCATAAAGGCGAGCTCATCACGCTGCTCGGGCCGTCCGGCTGCGGCAAAACGACGGTGCTTCGCAGCATCGGCGGGTTTCTCGATCCGGATTCCGGCGAAATTCTCATCGAAGGCGCAAGCGTGCTGAAGTCGCCTCCGGAGAAGCGCCCGACCTCCATGGTGTTTCAAGGCTACAATCTATGGCCGCATATGACGGTGTTCGAGAACCTGGCATTCGGTCTTAAAATACGCAAGATGAAGAAAGCCGACATGGAGAAAGCCGTTGCGGAAGTGCTGCAGCTGGTCCGCTTGCCCGGCTCGGAACGCAAGTATCCTGGCGAGCTCTCGGGCGGACAGCAGCAGCGCATCGCGCTTGCCAGATCCCTGCTGCTCAAGCCTGCCGTCCTGCTGCTTGACGAGCCCTTCTCCGCGCTCGACGCCAAGCTTCGTCACGAGATGAGGGAGGAATTGAGGGAGATTCAGGCGGAGACAGGCCTTACGATGGTATTCGTTACGCATGACCAGGAAGAGGCGCTGTCCATCTCGGACCGGATCGTCGTCATGAATCACGGCAATATCGAGCAAATCGCATCGCCGCAAGCGATTTACGATGAACCGAATACGCTGTTCGTTGCGCAGTTCATCGGCAAAATGAATTTCTTGAAAGGGGTGATTTCGGACAGCCAAGCTGCCGTAGGGAGTATGAGGTTTCCAAATTCGAAAAATCTGTCCGGCCCGGTTCGACTGGCCATTCGGCCTGAAGATGTCACGATCAGCGTTCAAGGCGATGACGGCTTGCCCGGCGTCATCAAACAGGTTATGGTCCTCGGCCATTATGCCGAAGTGACCGTTCAATTGCCGGACTATGGCACCATGCGTGCTTTCATGCCGAGGGATTTCGTTAAAGAACTGCATTCAGGTCAATCCGTTCACGTCCATTTCAAGAAAGTGCTCACTTATCCGGAAGTCTAA
- a CDS encoding GMC family oxidoreductase, producing MMHEGRKVFSTEVQAVLKAVSDRMVPEDEWPSASRAGALTYLARHAGENPAVWTTLIEPGLLVVDAEAAARCGRSFAELPVEEQDRLLQDVQQERVRDWPVTPRLFFDTLLTLVIEGYYGNPEAGGNDGGKSWDMIGFRPGPVPGTAAPVEETDLAQRAFDQLRDRYDAVVVGAGAGGSVAAAVLAEAGLSVLVIERGSWLRYGEVGSDHLRNHRQSKYGHNTGPSLLGNPRTMLVGGEERITAPIEGDYHNNAMTVGGGTRVYGAQAWRFHPEDFRMATRYGVPDGSSLSDWPISYQDLEPYYERAEWEVGVSGDGNAHSGRGKRGRPYPMPALPATKEAERLALAAAKLGWEAGPVPLLINSVERDGRPACGRCGQCVGFACPTNSKNGGHNTMLVRALATGNCDLICETIVERVDTEEGKRATGVRLVQETAGKVQRRQVRAGHVIVAAGAIESARLLLGSASDAEPDGIGNRYGQVGRNLQGHVYAGAYGIFDEPIQDGLGPGVSIATFRFDHSGEAGIIGGGLLANEFTRLPLIHWNRALAPDAARWGSAGKETMRDTFLRTSQIQGPIQEIPTAASRVRLSPSVRDRFGIPVAQLSGQVHPESLRASAMLGEQAEKWLWAAGAGRVWRTYAGGGLSGGQHQAGTLRMGNDPSTSVTDPAGRVHGYDNLWVSDGSVHVTNGGVNPVLTILALAFRTADNVVKQG from the coding sequence ATGATGCACGAGGGCCGGAAGGTATTTTCGACTGAAGTACAAGCAGTTCTGAAAGCGGTTTCCGATCGAATGGTTCCGGAGGATGAATGGCCATCGGCGTCTCGTGCGGGTGCGCTGACCTACTTGGCGCGTCACGCCGGCGAGAACCCTGCGGTCTGGACGACGCTGATCGAGCCCGGATTGCTCGTGGTGGATGCCGAGGCGGCAGCTCGCTGCGGACGGTCCTTTGCCGAGCTGCCTGTAGAGGAGCAGGACCGTCTGCTGCAGGATGTACAGCAAGAGCGCGTTCGGGATTGGCCGGTAACGCCGAGGCTGTTTTTCGACACCTTGTTGACGCTCGTCATCGAAGGCTACTATGGCAATCCCGAAGCGGGCGGGAATGACGGCGGCAAGTCATGGGACATGATCGGCTTCCGCCCGGGCCCGGTTCCGGGAACAGCTGCGCCGGTCGAGGAAACTGACCTGGCGCAGCGCGCCTTCGACCAGCTACGGGACCGCTACGATGCGGTCGTGGTTGGCGCTGGTGCCGGAGGCTCGGTCGCCGCGGCCGTGCTCGCGGAAGCGGGACTCAGCGTGCTTGTCATCGAGCGCGGAAGCTGGCTGCGATACGGCGAGGTCGGCAGTGATCACCTTCGCAACCATCGGCAAAGCAAATACGGCCACAACACGGGCCCTTCGCTCCTAGGCAACCCCCGGACGATGCTCGTCGGTGGGGAAGAACGCATCACCGCACCGATCGAAGGCGATTATCATAATAACGCGATGACCGTGGGGGGCGGAACGAGGGTTTACGGCGCGCAGGCATGGCGGTTTCATCCGGAGGATTTTCGAATGGCGACGCGATATGGCGTTCCCGATGGCAGCTCGCTGAGCGATTGGCCGATCAGCTACCAGGACCTAGAACCCTATTACGAGCGCGCCGAGTGGGAAGTCGGCGTCTCTGGCGACGGGAATGCTCATTCCGGGCGCGGCAAGCGGGGACGCCCTTATCCGATGCCGGCATTGCCGGCAACGAAGGAGGCGGAACGTTTGGCCCTTGCGGCAGCAAAGCTGGGATGGGAGGCGGGTCCTGTGCCCTTGCTTATCAATTCCGTTGAACGCGACGGCCGTCCGGCCTGCGGACGCTGCGGCCAGTGTGTCGGGTTCGCGTGCCCCACCAATAGCAAGAACGGCGGCCATAACACGATGCTGGTAAGAGCGCTTGCTACCGGTAACTGCGACTTGATCTGCGAGACCATCGTGGAACGCGTCGATACGGAAGAAGGCAAGCGTGCCACCGGGGTTCGCCTTGTACAGGAAACGGCGGGCAAGGTCCAGCGCCGGCAGGTGCGGGCGGGGCATGTGATTGTCGCCGCCGGAGCCATTGAAAGCGCGCGTCTGCTGCTGGGCTCAGCGAGTGATGCGGAACCGGACGGGATCGGCAACCGGTACGGCCAAGTCGGACGAAATCTGCAGGGCCATGTCTACGCTGGCGCATACGGCATTTTCGATGAGCCGATTCAGGACGGCTTGGGGCCAGGAGTCAGCATCGCTACGTTCCGCTTCGACCACAGCGGCGAAGCCGGGATCATCGGCGGCGGATTGCTGGCCAACGAATTTACGCGGCTGCCGCTTATCCACTGGAATCGCGCGCTTGCGCCGGATGCGGCCCGCTGGGGAAGCGCAGGGAAGGAAACCATGCGGGATACCTTCCTGCGGACGAGTCAAATTCAAGGCCCGATTCAGGAAATCCCGACCGCTGCGTCGAGGGTGCGGCTATCCCCCAGCGTGAGAGACCGCTTCGGTATCCCCGTCGCGCAGCTGTCCGGCCAGGTTCATCCCGAATCGCTCCGCGCGTCGGCCATGCTGGGCGAGCAGGCCGAGAAGTGGCTTTGGGCTGCAGGAGCAGGCCGGGTATGGCGGACCTATGCAGGCGGCGGACTGAGCGGCGGGCAGCATCAGGCAGGTACGCTGCGCATGGGCAATGATCCGTCGACATCCGTCACCGACCCCGCGGGGCGCGTGCATGGTTACGACAATCTCTGGGTGAGCGACGGCTCCGTGCATGTCACGAACGGCGGCGTCAATCCGGTGCTGACGATTCTTGCCCTGGCTTTCCGCACGGCGGACAACGTGGTGAAGCAAGGGTAA
- a CDS encoding LacI family DNA-binding transcriptional regulator produces MDNPTIKEIALRAGISKSTVSRIISGKGYYSSEARDKVLRLIEELQYKPNAVARAMVSQRTHNIGVLLYRRHHPIASHPFYGKILDAILMEAAGLNYSVFVTTDHEMSYRSADFMMEKRVDGLILISRLQQNVIDYIKNFGVPYVMVNGSTDVDGVIHIVNQDEEGGRMVAEHLKGTGHERIFIIAGPQSHRSHYLRLSGFRTYMEQAGLPIPEASVQYASTSTFGEGYAIMNRLWGMFRAGRYTSIFATNDMIALGAMKFLLEQSVRIPEQVSVIGFDDIDFGAMFSPSLTTIRVDTEEMGTQSVRLLDKLIRQEPDIDHPKQLMPRLIIRQSTN; encoded by the coding sequence TTGGATAATCCGACCATCAAAGAAATCGCCCTGCGTGCCGGTATTTCCAAGTCCACCGTTTCGCGGATTATCTCCGGTAAAGGGTACTACAGCAGCGAAGCACGCGATAAGGTGCTGAGACTGATCGAAGAATTGCAGTACAAACCGAATGCGGTGGCGCGGGCGATGGTCTCGCAGCGAACGCACAACATCGGCGTGCTGCTGTACCGAAGACACCATCCCATCGCTTCGCATCCGTTTTACGGCAAAATTCTCGATGCCATTCTCATGGAGGCGGCAGGCTTGAACTACTCCGTATTCGTCACAACCGACCATGAGATGTCCTATCGCTCCGCCGATTTCATGATGGAGAAGCGGGTCGACGGACTTATTCTCATCAGCCGTCTCCAGCAGAATGTCATTGATTACATTAAGAACTTCGGCGTTCCCTACGTCATGGTGAACGGATCCACGGATGTCGACGGCGTCATCCACATCGTCAATCAGGATGAAGAAGGCGGACGGATGGTCGCCGAGCATCTCAAAGGGACGGGGCATGAACGAATCTTCATCATCGCCGGACCTCAGTCGCATCGCAGCCATTATTTGAGGCTGAGCGGCTTTAGGACCTACATGGAACAAGCAGGCCTTCCAATTCCGGAAGCTTCGGTGCAATATGCATCGACGTCAACCTTCGGTGAGGGCTATGCCATTATGAACCGGTTATGGGGCATGTTCCGAGCGGGGCGTTACACGTCGATCTTCGCTACCAACGATATGATCGCGCTCGGCGCCATGAAATTTCTGCTGGAGCAGTCGGTACGCATCCCGGAGCAAGTCTCGGTCATCGGCTTCGATGATATTGACTTCGGCGCCATGTTCTCGCCGTCGCTGACGACCATCCGGGTGGACACCGAGGAGATGGGAACGCAGTCCGTACGCCTCCTGGACAAGCTCATCCGGCAGGAGCCGGACATCGATCATCCGAAGCAGCTCATGCCAAGACTTATCATTCGCCAATCGACCAACTAA
- a CDS encoding ABC transporter permease produces MRWYFKALGAKKIIEFIILVLFVVFFLGPLLNLAILAFTGNWSYPDVLPHQWSLKWWTFVFKQEDIAKSIGLSFIIASLVTALSIVLCIPAAYAFARIRFPFSRFFLFSFLLTHAFPKMGLYVSIAVLFYKLGLMNTLLGVILIHMINVLMFMTWIPTAAFRNVHKAQEESARDVGASPFRVFRRITLPMALPGILVASIFTFLNSLDEAQGTFLVGIPNYKTMPIVMYSIISDYPAYAGAVFSIILTAPTIILLLAAKRFVSADVMSSGFTLK; encoded by the coding sequence ATGCGCTGGTATTTCAAAGCGTTAGGTGCAAAGAAAATCATTGAATTCATTATTCTCGTGCTGTTCGTCGTCTTCTTCCTGGGGCCGCTGCTGAACTTGGCCATACTGGCCTTCACCGGCAACTGGTCTTACCCGGATGTGCTGCCGCATCAATGGTCGCTCAAATGGTGGACGTTCGTATTCAAGCAGGAGGATATCGCCAAATCGATCGGCTTGTCGTTCATTATCGCGTCGCTCGTAACGGCGCTTTCCATTGTCCTGTGCATTCCGGCGGCGTACGCGTTCGCGCGCATTCGCTTCCCGTTCAGCCGATTCTTCTTGTTCTCGTTCCTGCTCACGCATGCTTTTCCGAAAATGGGACTGTACGTATCGATCGCCGTTCTCTTCTACAAGCTGGGCTTGATGAATACGCTGCTTGGCGTCATCTTGATCCATATGATTAACGTGCTCATGTTCATGACTTGGATTCCTACCGCTGCCTTCCGCAACGTGCATAAGGCGCAGGAAGAATCGGCTAGAGACGTCGGGGCCAGCCCGTTTCGCGTGTTTCGCCGGATTACGCTGCCAATGGCGCTGCCGGGCATTCTGGTTGCTTCGATCTTCACCTTCCTGAACTCGCTTGACGAGGCGCAGGGAACCTTCCTGGTCGGTATTCCGAATTACAAAACGATGCCGATCGTCATGTACTCCATCATCAGCGATTACCCGGCCTATGCCGGCGCTGTATTCTCGATCATTCTGACGGCGCCGACGATCATTCTGCTGCTGGCCGCCAAGCGGTTCGTGAGCGCAGATGTCATGTCGAGCGGCTTTACGCTCAAATAA
- a CDS encoding extracellular solute-binding protein, which translates to MFRKKTALTLMTLTTVTAAMLTGCGSSSDSSTANTGAANGSTANAGTASGNAAQTDASGKPVEFNFYFTGSENVKNLWDTIVPMFEKEHPDVKVNEVYVPSGTGAQPTYDRILAAKQANKGSGGIDLYEDGLSNVTQGQKDDLWDTLDPAKITNLSSVDANTLKDVSSLAVPYRSSAVVLAYNSEKVKTPPKSLDELFAWIKANPERFAYNDPSTGGSGSSFVTTTLYDKLSEDAIHNTDPSIEKQWDKGFETLKDLGKYVYGKGIYPKKNQGTLDLLISGEVDMIPAWSDMALEQIGNGQLPSTTKITQISPGFNGGPTYLMVPKLSDKKDAVNEFLNFVLSPEAQAVVVTKMHGFPGIKLSDMPQDIQDSFKGVAEGFRTFNIGDLDKDINKRWQSDVAAQ; encoded by the coding sequence ATGTTCCGTAAAAAAACCGCTCTTACGTTAATGACTCTTACGACCGTTACCGCAGCTATGCTGACGGGATGCGGCAGCAGCAGCGACAGCAGCACCGCGAATACCGGCGCGGCGAACGGCAGCACGGCAAACGCCGGTACAGCAAGCGGCAACGCAGCCCAAACGGATGCCTCGGGCAAGCCGGTCGAGTTCAACTTCTACTTCACGGGCTCTGAGAACGTTAAGAATCTGTGGGACACGATCGTGCCGATGTTCGAGAAGGAGCACCCAGACGTGAAGGTTAACGAAGTGTACGTGCCATCGGGTACGGGCGCACAGCCGACCTATGACCGGATTCTCGCGGCGAAACAGGCGAACAAAGGCTCCGGCGGCATCGACCTGTACGAGGATGGCTTGTCCAACGTAACTCAGGGCCAGAAGGATGACCTGTGGGATACGCTGGATCCGGCCAAAATCACGAACCTCTCCTCCGTCGACGCCAATACGCTGAAGGATGTCTCCAGCTTGGCTGTTCCGTACCGTTCTTCCGCCGTCGTGCTTGCCTATAACAGCGAGAAGGTGAAGACGCCTCCGAAATCGCTCGACGAGCTGTTCGCATGGATCAAGGCGAACCCGGAGCGCTTCGCTTACAACGATCCGTCCACCGGCGGATCCGGCAGCTCTTTCGTCACAACGACGCTGTACGACAAGCTGTCCGAAGACGCGATCCACAACACCGATCCGAGCATCGAAAAGCAGTGGGACAAAGGCTTCGAGACGCTGAAAGACCTTGGCAAGTACGTCTACGGCAAAGGCATCTATCCGAAGAAGAACCAAGGCACGCTGGATCTGCTGATCAGCGGCGAGGTCGACATGATTCCGGCATGGTCGGACATGGCGCTTGAGCAAATCGGCAACGGCCAACTGCCGAGCACGACCAAAATTACGCAAATTTCGCCGGGCTTCAACGGCGGTCCGACGTATCTGATGGTGCCGAAGCTGTCCGACAAGAAGGATGCCGTTAACGAATTCCTGAACTTCGTGCTGTCGCCTGAGGCGCAAGCCGTCGTAGTGACCAAAATGCACGGCTTCCCGGGCATCAAGCTGTCGGATATGCCGCAGGACATTCAAGACTCCTTCAAGGGCGTAGCTGAAGGCTTCCGGACGTTCAATATCGGCGACCTGGACAAAGATATTAACAAACGCTGGCAAAGCGATGTAGCAGCGCAATGA
- a CDS encoding ABC transporter permease, with product MSKPVKMGILGLILVIPSFLLLFVTVVMPIALSFKESLTNKEGGYDLSNYTFLFTDKLMRANIVFSLEVTLISVVIVLLISYALAAYMRFNSGKLAASIRNMYMIPIFIPSVIATYGLIQLLGNHGWAARWLLLLGGGSMPRIIFDMKGIIIANLWFNIPFTTMLLGSALSAVPNSVIESARDVGAGKLRLFIRFILPLTYKTLLVAVTFVFMGVIGSFTAPFLLGPNAPQMLGVSMEQIFGVFQDKQSAAALAFFTFLLCSFMGYFYIRSMIKEEGARS from the coding sequence ATGAGCAAGCCGGTAAAAATGGGGATACTGGGATTGATTCTGGTCATCCCCTCTTTTCTTCTGCTGTTCGTTACCGTGGTCATGCCGATTGCCCTCTCGTTCAAGGAAAGCTTGACAAACAAGGAAGGCGGCTACGATCTGTCGAATTATACATTTCTGTTCACGGATAAATTGATGCGCGCCAACATCGTCTTCTCGCTGGAGGTGACGCTGATTTCGGTCGTCATCGTACTGCTTATCAGCTATGCGCTGGCCGCGTACATGCGGTTCAACAGCGGCAAGCTGGCGGCATCGATCCGGAATATGTATATGATTCCGATCTTTATTCCGTCCGTTATCGCGACCTACGGCTTGATTCAGCTGCTGGGCAACCACGGCTGGGCAGCCAGATGGCTGCTGCTGCTGGGCGGCGGTTCGATGCCGCGCATTATTTTCGATATGAAAGGCATTATCATCGCGAACCTGTGGTTCAATATTCCGTTTACGACGATGCTGCTCGGTTCGGCGCTGTCGGCTGTCCCGAATTCGGTTATCGAAAGCGCGAGGGACGTCGGCGCGGGGAAATTACGTCTCTTCATTCGGTTCATTCTGCCGCTGACGTACAAGACGCTGCTTGTGGCGGTGACCTTCGTCTTCATGGGCGTCATCGGCTCCTTTACCGCACCGTTCCTGCTTGGACCTAATGCGCCGCAAATGCTGGGCGTGTCGATGGAGCAAATTTTCGGCGTCTTTCAAGATAAGCAATCGGCCGCGGCGCTTGCGTTCTTCACGTTCCTGCTCTGCTCGTTCATGGGCTACTTCTATATTCGCAGTATGATCAAGGAAGAAGGTGCGCGCTCCTGA
- a CDS encoding IclR family transcriptional regulator, protein MNGTQTLSRALDILFALSESKDTLTVSEIAEKVSIPESTTYRFLQTLEQNGIVERRGKSQIGLGLRILDLARNLSQQVHRNLLATALPIMEELTAKTQETSVLLVRMGSNCVCIQNVRSQGLLQFAAENGRVLPLTTGAPGKCLLAYENERIFERVTAELLMTAEEKQQLHEECLTIKDQGFSITNGEVDSHIYAIAAPVLDSHAVIVASLSIAGPNFKNNAEYDSQMADYVKEAAEQLSHRLGN, encoded by the coding sequence ATGAACGGTACTCAGACGTTAAGCAGGGCGCTTGATATCTTGTTTGCGCTCTCGGAGAGCAAGGACACGCTGACGGTCAGCGAAATTGCCGAGAAGGTATCGATACCAGAAAGCACGACCTACCGTTTCTTGCAAACGCTGGAGCAGAACGGCATCGTGGAGAGAAGGGGCAAAAGCCAGATTGGGCTTGGCCTGCGCATTCTGGATTTAGCCCGAAATTTGAGCCAGCAGGTGCATCGGAACTTATTGGCTACGGCGCTCCCCATTATGGAAGAATTGACGGCCAAGACGCAGGAAACCTCCGTCCTGCTCGTTCGGATGGGCTCGAATTGCGTCTGTATCCAGAATGTTCGCAGTCAGGGCCTGCTGCAGTTCGCGGCGGAGAACGGCCGCGTGCTGCCGCTCACGACCGGCGCTCCGGGCAAATGCCTGTTGGCATACGAAAACGAGCGGATCTTCGAACGCGTAACCGCTGAATTGCTGATGACTGCCGAAGAGAAGCAGCAGCTGCACGAGGAGTGTCTCACCATTAAGGACCAAGGCTTCAGCATTACGAACGGAGAGGTAGATTCTCATATCTACGCCATTGCGGCTCCCGTTCTCGATTCGCATGCCGTCATCGTAGCGAGCTTATCGATCGCGGGTCCGAACTTCAAAAACAATGCGGAGTATGACTCCCAAATGGCCGACTATGTCAAGGAAGCGGCGGAGCAGCTGTCGCATCGACTAGGGAACTAA
- a CDS encoding DUF817 domain-containing protein: MSCIFPVAIFGTLALSNLIEVPIIYRYDVVLLILLAVQYFMYRGGLETYDELKVIGMFHVIGLLLEIYKVRMGSWAYPEPGLTKLLGVPLYSGFMYASVASYMCQVWRRLRMDMTGWPGLRAAGLLGGAIYLNFFTHHFMPDIRWWLTALVLIVFWKTWIIYRVRDKTYRMPLTLAFFLVGVFIWLAENIATYFQAWKYPDQYHAWRLVSMSKISSWFLLVIISVIIVAQLKHVKANRTTFRSS; the protein is encoded by the coding sequence ATGAGCTGTATATTCCCTGTCGCGATTTTTGGAACCTTAGCGTTATCTAACCTCATTGAGGTGCCAATCATTTACCGGTATGATGTCGTTCTTCTTATCCTGCTTGCCGTACAATATTTCATGTACCGCGGCGGATTGGAGACCTACGATGAGCTTAAAGTTATCGGCATGTTTCATGTCATCGGATTGCTGCTGGAAATCTACAAAGTCAGGATGGGATCGTGGGCGTACCCTGAACCTGGGCTGACGAAGCTGCTCGGCGTACCGCTCTACAGCGGATTTATGTACGCGAGCGTGGCCAGCTACATGTGCCAGGTCTGGCGCAGGCTGAGGATGGATATGACCGGATGGCCCGGGCTTCGTGCCGCGGGACTGCTGGGCGGCGCGATCTATCTGAACTTTTTCACGCATCATTTCATGCCTGATATACGTTGGTGGCTGACCGCGCTTGTGCTTATCGTCTTCTGGAAAACGTGGATTATTTACCGAGTGCGGGATAAGACGTACCGAATGCCGTTGACGCTGGCCTTCTTCCTTGTAGGTGTATTCATCTGGTTAGCCGAGAATATCGCGACGTACTTCCAGGCTTGGAAATATCCCGACCAGTACCATGCTTGGCGTCTGGTTAGCATGAGCAAGATCAGCTCGTGGTTTCTTCTCGTCATCATAAGCGTAATCATCGTCGCTCAGCTGAAGCATGTGAAGGCCAACCGGACCACGTTTCGATCGTCGTGA